A stretch of Sphingorhabdus sp. YGSMI21 DNA encodes these proteins:
- a CDS encoding alpha/beta hydrolase — translation MTDTIPMPTGLRPPHRLAQLGELTLPLDLMRFGLQWPRLVTAPRGDGRPVYLIPGYGGSELSMRPLEGFLRRINYDVADWSLGRNKGSVDRDVARFTAVAEERFAANGEQAFTLIGWSLGGIIARETARLSPHLVREVITMGTPIIGGPKYTTPGQRYAKSSNIRLDQFEREVHQRNSIGFDQPLTVLYSNRDGIVGPDIARDIYNPQARNIRVDGGHMGLGFNPRVWRIIADTLAGRS, via the coding sequence ATGACCGACACGATACCCATGCCAACCGGGCTTCGCCCGCCGCACCGACTGGCGCAGCTGGGTGAGCTGACATTGCCGCTCGACCTGATGCGCTTTGGCCTGCAGTGGCCGCGGCTTGTGACAGCGCCGCGCGGCGATGGCCGGCCGGTCTATCTGATCCCCGGCTATGGCGGCAGCGAATTGTCGATGCGCCCGCTGGAAGGCTTTCTCCGGCGGATCAACTATGACGTCGCCGACTGGTCGCTCGGCCGCAACAAGGGCTCGGTGGACCGCGATGTTGCGCGCTTTACCGCAGTCGCGGAAGAGCGGTTCGCCGCCAATGGCGAGCAGGCTTTCACCCTGATCGGCTGGTCGCTCGGCGGCATTATCGCCCGTGAGACGGCTCGCCTGTCGCCGCATCTGGTGCGCGAGGTGATCACCATGGGCACCCCGATCATCGGCGGCCCCAAATATACCACGCCGGGACAGCGCTACGCCAAATCCTCCAACATCCGGCTCGACCAGTTCGAGCGCGAGGTGCATCAGCGCAACAGCATCGGCTTCGACCAGCCGCTGACCGTGCTCTATTCGAACCGCGACGGTATTGTCGGACCCGATATCGCCAGGGATATCTACAATCCGCAGGCCCGTAATATCCGCGTCGATGGCGGGCATATGGGGCTGGGCTTTAACCCCAGGGTCTGGCGGATCATCGCCGACACGCTCGCCGGGCGGAGCTGA
- a CDS encoding PilZ domain-containing protein, whose protein sequence is MNEPFDDSLKMNSQALGHSKRELERDSLFLKAALSFVDGDDCGEVRIRNLSAGGLMAEAPVLAKRGDKVQLELRNIGQVTGHVAWVAQGRFGVAFDHPIDPKLARQPVGQKKSELPRYLRQHNKKAVPLRNGQRPR, encoded by the coding sequence ATGAACGAGCCATTTGACGATAGTCTGAAAATGAACAGCCAGGCCCTCGGCCATTCGAAACGGGAGCTCGAGCGCGACAGCCTGTTTCTGAAGGCTGCATTGAGCTTCGTGGATGGTGATGACTGCGGCGAAGTACGGATTCGCAACCTGTCGGCCGGCGGCCTGATGGCCGAAGCGCCGGTACTCGCCAAGCGGGGCGACAAGGTACAGCTGGAGTTGCGCAACATCGGCCAGGTGACCGGTCATGTTGCCTGGGTAGCCCAGGGCAGGTTCGGCGTGGCCTTTGATCACCCGATCGACCCCAAACTCGCCCGGCAACCGGTCGGACAGAAGAAATCTGAATTGCCGCGCTATCTGCGCCAGCATAATAAGAAGGCCGTCCCTTTGCGCAACGGCCAGCGCCCCCGCTAG
- a CDS encoding DUF2891 domain-containing protein: MVYRKALVGLMIATLAGCSAAEEESASSSEDRGVFERRNTAPDPADNALSPRSAEQAYARIALNCINKQYPNKISHVLNSAADVAEPAKLTPVFYGCFDWHSAVHGHWLLARLWGQDLVPEMDEEIAAALAANFTAEKIAGELAYFQAADRKTFERPYGIAWFLQLTAELRDIANGEGGKAEQARLWLARLQPLEAVIVGNIKDWLPKLAYPIRLGTHNQSAFAFGLFLDWAARSGDRELAGLVREKALGFHRQDRNCPMAYEPSGEDFLSSCLMVADLMRRVMTSEDYADWLSTFLPDIPDNGSDDWLAVGIVNDPTDGKLVHLDGLNLSRAWALEGMASALPASDPRRASLLASASLHGNSGEQAVRTPHYSGSHWLASFATYWRTRRGIDENSSNPDS; this comes from the coding sequence ATGGTCTATCGAAAAGCACTGGTCGGACTGATGATCGCGACATTGGCCGGTTGTTCCGCAGCGGAGGAAGAAAGTGCGTCCTCGTCGGAAGACCGCGGCGTGTTCGAACGCCGCAATACCGCCCCCGACCCGGCCGACAATGCCCTGAGTCCGCGCAGCGCCGAGCAGGCTTATGCCCGGATCGCGCTCAATTGCATCAACAAGCAATATCCCAACAAGATCAGTCATGTCCTCAACAGCGCTGCCGACGTTGCCGAACCGGCAAAGCTGACGCCGGTGTTCTACGGCTGTTTCGACTGGCACAGCGCAGTACACGGGCACTGGTTGCTGGCCCGCCTCTGGGGACAGGATCTGGTCCCCGAAATGGACGAGGAGATTGCCGCGGCGCTGGCAGCGAATTTCACCGCCGAAAAAATTGCCGGCGAACTGGCCTATTTCCAGGCCGCCGACCGCAAGACGTTCGAGCGGCCCTATGGCATCGCATGGTTCCTGCAACTGACCGCCGAATTGCGCGATATCGCGAATGGCGAGGGCGGCAAGGCCGAGCAGGCAAGGCTATGGCTGGCCCGGCTGCAACCGCTGGAAGCCGTGATCGTCGGCAATATCAAGGACTGGTTGCCGAAGTTGGCCTATCCAATCCGGTTGGGGACCCACAACCAGTCCGCCTTCGCCTTTGGTCTGTTCCTAGATTGGGCCGCGCGCAGCGGTGATCGCGAACTGGCCGGTCTGGTGCGCGAGAAGGCCCTGGGTTTCCACCGGCAGGATCGCAATTGCCCGATGGCCTACGAGCCTTCGGGAGAGGATTTTCTGTCTTCCTGCCTGATGGTGGCCGATCTTATGCGACGGGTGATGACTAGCGAGGATTATGCCGACTGGCTGTCGACCTTCCTGCCGGATATCCCCGATAACGGCAGCGATGACTGGCTGGCTGTCGGCATCGTCAACGATCCGACAGACGGCAAGCTGGTGCATCTCGATGGTCTCAACCTGTCGCGGGCGTGGGCTCTGGAAGGCATGGCTTCCGCGCTTCCAGCCAGTGATCCCCGCCGTGCGTCGCTTCTCGCTTCGGCCAGCCTGCACGGCAATTCCGGAGAGCAAGCCGTGCGGACGCCGCATTATTCCGGCAGTCACTGGCTTGCCAGTTTCGCCACCTATTGGCGCACCCGGCGGGGAATTGATGAAAACAGCAGCAATCCGGATTCGTGA
- a CDS encoding LytTR family DNA-binding domain-containing protein, with amino-acid sequence MANAPPSVLIVDDEPLARTRLKALCERTRLFGEIRLANGGRQAVEKIRRLQPDILLLDVDMPDFSGLKVAEFCLDLAQMPEIIFTTAHSTYAVQAFRLEATDYLLKPVKESLLREAVERAIANRARDENNREPDVVQRLWVQDGNGALQLNVPDIQWVEAERDYMRLYLPGRSFLVHQSMRSLERLLPDELFVRVHRSTIVRRDCIAEIRRKGRKRYVILQDGNQLPIGPRYAERIAGTAQAGRLGESDTVTE; translated from the coding sequence ATGGCCAATGCGCCGCCATCAGTCCTGATTGTCGATGACGAGCCGCTTGCCCGCACCCGGCTCAAGGCGTTGTGCGAACGGACCCGGCTCTTTGGCGAAATAAGGCTGGCCAATGGCGGACGTCAGGCGGTCGAGAAAATCCGGCGACTGCAACCGGATATTCTGCTGCTCGATGTCGATATGCCGGATTTCTCCGGCCTCAAGGTGGCGGAATTCTGCCTGGATCTGGCCCAGATGCCGGAGATCATCTTCACCACAGCGCACAGCACCTATGCGGTTCAGGCCTTTCGGCTGGAAGCCACCGACTATCTGCTGAAGCCGGTGAAGGAATCCCTGCTGCGCGAGGCAGTGGAACGCGCCATCGCCAATCGGGCACGCGACGAGAATAACCGGGAGCCGGATGTCGTTCAGCGCCTGTGGGTACAGGACGGCAACGGGGCGCTGCAGCTGAACGTTCCGGATATCCAGTGGGTCGAGGCGGAACGCGACTATATGCGACTATATCTGCCCGGCCGAAGCTTTCTGGTGCACCAGTCGATGCGCTCGCTGGAACGACTGTTGCCGGACGAACTGTTTGTCCGTGTCCACCGGTCTACCATCGTGCGCCGCGACTGTATTGCCGAGATCCGCCGCAAGGGCCGAAAGCGCTATGTTATCTTGCAGGACGGCAACCAATTGCCGATTGGCCCCCGATATGCCGAGCGGATTGCCGGTACGGCTCAGGCCGGACGTCTGGGCGAGTCCGACACCGTTACCGAGTAG
- a CDS encoding histidine kinase produces the protein MKPNPSFRPAKDAGAQTPSLFNRLFPVNRDLAIKSIFGVWCAYFIFATSRVLYVTQANADALFVQRILMTSICITFTWLLYRLLISVRRNGMGAAIFMLTVPTMILANYIAVLDQIVFDHEAALFDFAYLLKPVDFESFDWAYVLDEAFTRYFILASWGALYLALSHSKDVQRMMVHSRQLERVNRASELRALRYQLNPHFVFNALNSVSSLIIDRQNEQAEKLVDDLADYMRAVLTGGAQDMITVEQEIAQQVRYLEIERMRFPQRLHYFVDIEPAANDWSIPALIIQPLIENAVKFGVSGADQPLNIIISVRIEGDRLRISVANDGRVEIPPAEPSERTAGTGTGLTNIQSRLRALYGQNASLLLANSKDGMAIATIVLPDPSLIFEDI, from the coding sequence GTGAAGCCGAATCCCTCCTTTCGACCGGCGAAAGATGCCGGGGCGCAGACACCGTCCCTGTTTAACCGGCTGTTTCCCGTCAATCGCGATCTCGCGATCAAGTCGATATTCGGCGTCTGGTGTGCCTATTTCATCTTTGCGACCAGCCGCGTGCTATATGTAACCCAGGCCAACGCAGATGCACTCTTCGTCCAGCGTATCCTGATGACCAGCATCTGCATCACCTTCACCTGGCTGCTCTACCGGCTGCTGATTTCGGTGCGCCGCAACGGGATGGGCGCTGCCATATTCATGCTCACCGTACCGACCATGATCCTCGCCAATTATATCGCGGTCCTCGACCAGATTGTCTTTGACCATGAAGCCGCATTGTTCGACTTTGCCTATCTGCTCAAGCCGGTCGATTTCGAGTCGTTCGACTGGGCCTATGTACTGGACGAGGCGTTTACCCGATATTTCATTCTGGCCAGCTGGGGCGCGCTCTATCTGGCTCTGTCGCACAGCAAGGACGTGCAGCGAATGATGGTCCACAGCCGGCAACTGGAACGGGTGAACCGGGCGAGCGAATTGCGGGCGCTGCGCTACCAGCTCAACCCCCATTTCGTCTTCAATGCGCTCAACTCTGTCAGCAGCCTGATCATAGACCGGCAGAACGAGCAGGCGGAAAAGCTTGTCGATGATCTGGCCGACTATATGCGGGCCGTGCTGACCGGCGGCGCCCAGGACATGATCACGGTGGAGCAGGAAATTGCCCAGCAGGTTCGCTATCTGGAAATAGAACGCATGCGTTTCCCCCAGCGTCTCCATTATTTTGTCGATATCGAGCCCGCCGCGAATGACTGGAGCATTCCGGCGTTGATCATCCAGCCACTGATCGAAAATGCCGTGAAATTCGGTGTTTCCGGAGCAGACCAGCCACTCAATATCATCATCTCCGTGCGGATCGAGGGGGATCGGCTCCGGATCAGCGTGGCCAATGACGGGAGGGTGGAAATACCGCCCGCAGAGCCATCTGAGCGAACGGCCGGGACCGGAACCGGCCTGACCAATATCCAGAGCCGCTTGCGCGCCTTGTACGGTCAGAATGCGTCGTTGCTTCTGGCCAACAGCAAGGATGGAATGGCCATTGCGACTATCGTCTTGCCCGATCCCTCCCTGATATTCGAGGATATATGA
- a CDS encoding CaiB/BaiF CoA-transferase family protein: MAGPLTGINIIEFAGIGPGPFCGMMLADQGATVTVLHRPGAAPDPRLALSRSRNLVEIDLKSEEGIKTARDLVRNADGLIEGFRPGVMERLGLGPDILLADNPQLVYGRMTGWGQYGPLASAAGHDINYISISGALHAFGRAGEKPTPPINMVGDFGGGGMMLAFGMVSALLHAKTGGTGQVVDCAMSDGSAALMAMIFDFHNIGQWQDERGVNLLDTGAHFYDTYETSDGKYISIGSIEPQFYAALRQVAGLTDDAEFDAQMNPKQWPKLKEKLTALFSSKTRDQWCELMEGTDICFAPVLSLTEAKEHPHNVERQAFVDVGGLQQPAPVPRYSVTVSDSPRRPA, encoded by the coding sequence ATGGCAGGACCACTTACAGGCATCAATATCATCGAGTTTGCCGGAATCGGTCCCGGACCCTTTTGCGGCATGATGCTGGCCGACCAGGGCGCGACCGTGACCGTACTTCACCGTCCGGGTGCGGCTCCCGATCCACGCCTTGCGCTTTCCCGTTCCCGTAATCTGGTCGAAATCGACCTCAAGTCGGAAGAGGGCATCAAGACGGCCCGCGATCTGGTCAGAAATGCCGATGGCCTGATCGAAGGCTTTCGCCCCGGCGTCATGGAGCGCCTCGGCCTCGGACCGGACATATTGCTCGCCGACAATCCCCAGCTTGTCTATGGCCGGATGACCGGCTGGGGCCAATATGGACCGCTCGCCTCCGCGGCGGGGCACGATATCAACTATATCTCGATTTCCGGTGCTCTTCATGCATTTGGCCGGGCCGGCGAAAAACCGACTCCGCCAATCAACATGGTAGGCGATTTTGGCGGCGGCGGCATGATGCTGGCCTTTGGCATGGTCTCTGCGCTTCTCCATGCAAAAACAGGCGGCACGGGCCAGGTTGTCGACTGCGCAATGAGCGATGGTTCTGCGGCATTGATGGCGATGATTTTCGACTTTCACAATATCGGCCAGTGGCAGGACGAGCGCGGAGTCAACCTGCTCGATACCGGAGCGCATTTCTATGACACCTATGAAACGTCGGATGGAAAATATATCTCGATCGGATCGATTGAACCGCAATTTTACGCCGCACTCCGGCAAGTGGCGGGCCTCACGGACGATGCCGAATTCGACGCCCAGATGAACCCGAAACAATGGCCGAAATTGAAGGAAAAACTGACGGCTCTGTTCAGCTCCAAGACCCGCGACCAGTGGTGCGAGCTGATGGAGGGAACCGATATTTGCTTTGCGCCGGTTCTGTCGCTGACCGAGGCCAAGGAACATCCGCACAATGTCGAGAGGCAGGCCTTTGTCGATGTCGGCGGGCTGCAACAGCCAGCGCCGGTGCCGCGCTACTCGGTAACGGTGTCGGACTCGCCCAGACGTCCGGCCTGA
- a CDS encoding M23 family metallopeptidase — protein sequence MRHIAILILLLAVSACIPPGRADYTPPPPPPELPTDPVVYGTAPEQAPLSTWQASPVTANAQRVESGTYIVQPGDTLRGIANKTGAGSQIIASANGLVEPYVIHPGQRLKITGGRYHAVKSGETGIAIARAYGAPWREVVTLNELEEPYILRVGQKLLLPSSAPSDPTRLSIEQRAAAFDLEIDDIVTGSQPALADGAAAGEASDWRKAITPNTTIATPAGFSGRFQWPVNGRIISSFGSKGGGKVNDGLNIGVPRGTPIRASADGVIAYSGDEIGVFGGLILINHGSGWVTAYGHADKLNVTRGQNVKAGDIIGLAGESGYVQEPQLHFEIRKDRKPVDPNIHLPKRG from the coding sequence ATGCGTCATATTGCGATCCTGATATTGCTCCTGGCAGTGAGCGCCTGCATTCCTCCTGGCCGTGCCGATTACACCCCGCCTCCGCCTCCCCCCGAATTGCCTACTGACCCTGTGGTTTACGGCACGGCGCCCGAGCAAGCTCCGCTATCCACCTGGCAGGCGAGCCCCGTCACCGCCAATGCGCAACGGGTTGAGTCAGGCACTTACATTGTTCAGCCCGGAGATACTTTGCGCGGGATTGCCAACAAGACTGGTGCCGGATCGCAGATCATTGCATCGGCCAACGGGCTGGTTGAACCCTATGTCATTCATCCCGGTCAAAGACTGAAAATCACCGGAGGGCGTTATCATGCGGTCAAGTCCGGCGAAACCGGCATCGCTATTGCCCGTGCCTACGGAGCACCATGGCGGGAAGTTGTGACGCTCAATGAACTGGAAGAACCCTATATTCTGCGCGTGGGGCAGAAACTGCTGCTGCCTTCCAGCGCCCCGAGCGATCCGACCCGTCTGAGTATCGAACAGCGCGCAGCTGCCTTTGACCTGGAGATTGACGATATCGTCACCGGTAGCCAGCCAGCGCTCGCCGATGGCGCAGCGGCCGGAGAGGCCTCCGATTGGCGGAAAGCGATAACGCCAAACACGACGATTGCTACGCCGGCGGGCTTTTCCGGGCGGTTCCAGTGGCCGGTAAACGGTCGGATCATTTCCAGCTTCGGGAGCAAGGGCGGCGGCAAGGTAAATGATGGTCTCAACATCGGTGTGCCGAGGGGCACTCCAATCCGCGCATCGGCGGACGGGGTGATTGCCTATAGCGGAGACGAAATTGGTGTATTTGGTGGACTGATCCTGATCAACCACGGCTCCGGCTGGGTCACCGCCTACGGTCATGCCGACAAACTCAACGTGACGCGCGGCCAGAATGTCAAGGCGGGCGACATAATCGGCCTCGCGGGTGAAAGCGGCTATGTTCAGGAACCGCAGCTGCATTTCGAAATCCGCAAGGACCGAAAGCCAGTAGATCCGAACATCCATTTGCCGAAACGCGGCTGA
- a CDS encoding potassium channel family protein, which produces MAGGKNRKISDYFTLQRRSSLPVWADIAWRVTFVLALIGMAVAVHYFDRNGLQDSYDGDVSFLDVIYFTMISITTTGYGDIAPVTERARMFDALVVTPIRIFVVLIFVGTAYNFVFKRTWDNWRMKLIQSNLHDHIVIAGFGTSGSEAVQELLARGTNPEEIVVIDSSDDALSQAEKLGCAVINGDATRDNALMNVKISRARSMIVSAGRDDTSILIVLTARHLAYHLPISVSIKAADNELLARQAGATTVINPVSFAGLLLAGSCEGAKISDYLSDLASATGRVKLVQRSVSEDEVGMAMSEVVGTGLGVRIYRGDAVFGFWEPEASQLEAGDIIVEIIPGNGAESRDKGPA; this is translated from the coding sequence ATGGCAGGCGGCAAAAATCGGAAAATTTCCGACTATTTCACTCTCCAGCGCCGATCGAGTCTACCGGTCTGGGCCGATATTGCGTGGCGTGTCACCTTCGTTCTTGCCCTGATCGGCATGGCGGTGGCGGTGCATTATTTTGACCGCAACGGGCTGCAGGACAGTTATGACGGCGATGTAAGTTTTCTCGACGTTATCTATTTCACAATGATCTCGATCACCACCACCGGCTATGGGGATATCGCTCCGGTAACCGAGCGGGCACGGATGTTCGACGCACTGGTTGTGACTCCTATCCGCATCTTCGTCGTGCTAATCTTTGTCGGCACGGCCTATAATTTTGTTTTCAAACGAACCTGGGACAATTGGCGCATGAAACTGATTCAAAGCAATTTGCACGACCATATCGTGATCGCCGGCTTTGGGACGAGCGGCAGTGAAGCCGTGCAGGAACTGCTTGCGCGCGGTACCAATCCGGAAGAAATCGTCGTCATAGATTCTTCCGATGACGCCTTGTCGCAAGCCGAGAAGCTTGGCTGTGCGGTAATAAATGGTGATGCCACGCGCGACAATGCACTGATGAACGTGAAAATCTCGCGGGCGCGCTCGATGATCGTTTCGGCGGGGCGTGACGATACAAGTATATTGATCGTACTCACGGCCCGGCATCTTGCCTATCACCTGCCGATCAGCGTTTCGATCAAGGCGGCGGACAATGAACTGCTGGCGCGGCAAGCGGGAGCCACTACCGTGATCAATCCGGTCAGTTTCGCCGGGCTGCTGCTCGCCGGGAGTTGCGAAGGGGCAAAGATCTCCGACTATCTCAGCGATCTCGCTTCCGCCACCGGGCGGGTCAAGCTGGTCCAGCGGTCTGTCTCCGAGGATGAAGTCGGCATGGCGATGAGCGAGGTTGTCGGAACCGGTCTCGGCGTGCGTATCTATCGTGGCGACGCTGTCTTCGGTTTCTGGGAGCCCGAGGCAAGCCAGTTGGAAGCCGGCGATATAATCGTCGAAATCATTCCCGGAAACGGTGCCGAGTCGCGGGACAAGGGGCCCGCCTGA
- a CDS encoding DUF1761 domain-containing protein, which yields MNIFDVNWIAVIVAALAGFLVGGIWYGPVMGKKWMGAVGLTEEQIKEGSMGKIYGGAFAFSLVASWTLAHTFATYAADLDFGVKVLTAFGVALGFIVPAIGTNYLFSQKSKSLFFIDAGYWLLFYIAMGVVHAWFGQ from the coding sequence ATGAACATATTCGACGTAAACTGGATCGCGGTCATCGTCGCCGCGCTGGCGGGCTTTCTGGTCGGCGGCATCTGGTACGGGCCGGTGATGGGCAAGAAATGGATGGGCGCGGTCGGGCTGACCGAGGAGCAGATCAAAGAAGGGAGCATGGGAAAGATTTACGGCGGGGCGTTCGCCTTCAGCCTGGTCGCTTCGTGGACGCTGGCGCATACATTCGCGACCTATGCCGCTGATCTCGATTTTGGCGTGAAGGTGCTGACCGCCTTTGGCGTGGCGCTGGGCTTTATCGTGCCGGCGATCGGGACCAACTATCTCTTCTCGCAAAAGAGCAAGTCATTGTTCTTCATCGATGCCGGCTACTGGCTGCTGTTCTACATCGCCATGGGCGTTGTGCACGCCTGGTTTGGTCAATGA
- the dksA gene encoding RNA polymerase-binding protein DksA, which produces MVLPNGYEPSEDEEFMNERQLAYFRQALKKWKQEIIEESKETLAHLQDGPIQEADLNDRASSETDWGLELRTRDRQRKLTSKIDSALRRIDEGEYGYCQVTGEPISLDRLKARPIATMTVEAQEAHERNEKISRDQ; this is translated from the coding sequence ATGGTCCTCCCGAACGGGTACGAACCTAGCGAAGACGAAGAGTTCATGAACGAGCGTCAGCTCGCGTATTTCAGGCAGGCCCTGAAAAAATGGAAACAGGAAATCATCGAAGAATCAAAGGAAACTCTTGCGCATTTGCAGGACGGTCCGATTCAGGAAGCCGATCTCAATGACCGGGCCTCGAGCGAAACCGACTGGGGCCTGGAACTGCGGACCCGCGACCGCCAACGCAAGCTCACGTCCAAAATCGATTCGGCGCTACGGCGGATCGACGAAGGCGAATATGGTTACTGTCAGGTAACCGGCGAACCGATTTCGCTCGACCGGCTGAAAGCCAGACCGATCGCGACCATGACCGTCGAAGCGCAGGAAGCGCACGAACGGAACGAGAAAATCTCGCGCGATCAGTGA
- the serS gene encoding serine--tRNA ligase, with protein MHDIKYIRENPEDFDAALAKRGVEAVAQNILRLDEQSRALKTEIQEGQARRNEASKAIGKAKGQGDEDTAQALMAEVADLKSKLPGIEEQEREVSAQLQDLLAALPNLPAEGVPPGEDEDDNVEVARWGEPRNFDFDPKEHSDIGLALGLDFETAATMSGSRFAFLRGQMARLQRAIGQFMLDKQTTENGFQECAPPVLVRDQAMYGTGQLPKFSEDSFQTTNGHWLIPTAEVSLTNSVSGQILDETQLPIRLTALTLCFRSEAGSAGKDTKGLIRQHQFEKVEMVAITHPDASDDEHGRMTEAAESVLKALELPYRKMLLCAGDMGATARKTYDLEVWLPGQDTYREISSVSTCGEYQARRMNARFRPEGEEKGTRFVHTLNGSGLAVGRTLVAILENYQQADGSVTIPSALLPYMGGIDKLEPV; from the coding sequence ATGCATGATATAAAATATATTCGCGAAAATCCGGAAGATTTTGACGCTGCGCTGGCGAAGCGCGGAGTCGAGGCTGTGGCGCAGAATATCCTGAGGCTGGACGAACAGAGCCGCGCGCTGAAAACCGAAATCCAGGAGGGGCAGGCGCGCCGCAATGAGGCGTCCAAGGCGATCGGCAAGGCGAAGGGGCAGGGCGACGAGGATACGGCCCAGGCCCTGATGGCGGAAGTTGCCGATCTGAAAAGCAAATTGCCCGGAATCGAGGAGCAGGAGCGGGAAGTTTCCGCGCAATTGCAGGACCTGCTGGCCGCGTTGCCGAACCTGCCGGCGGAGGGAGTCCCGCCCGGCGAAGACGAAGATGATAATGTTGAAGTCGCACGCTGGGGCGAACCACGCAACTTTGATTTCGATCCGAAGGAACATAGCGACATCGGTCTGGCACTCGGGCTCGATTTTGAAACGGCTGCAACAATGTCCGGTTCGCGCTTCGCCTTCCTGCGCGGCCAGATGGCGCGCCTGCAACGGGCGATCGGGCAGTTCATGCTCGACAAGCAGACCACGGAAAACGGCTTCCAGGAATGCGCCCCGCCCGTACTGGTCCGCGATCAGGCCATGTACGGTACGGGGCAACTTCCCAAATTTTCCGAGGATTCCTTCCAGACCACCAATGGCCACTGGCTGATCCCGACCGCCGAGGTCAGCCTGACCAATAGCGTGAGCGGCCAGATACTCGATGAAACGCAATTGCCGATACGGCTGACTGCGCTCACTCTCTGTTTCCGGAGCGAAGCCGGGTCTGCCGGCAAGGATACCAAGGGCCTGATCCGCCAGCACCAGTTCGAGAAAGTCGAAATGGTGGCCATCACCCACCCTGACGCCAGCGATGACGAGCACGGGCGGATGACCGAAGCGGCGGAATCGGTGCTGAAGGCGCTGGAACTGCCCTATCGGAAAATGCTCCTCTGCGCCGGGGACATGGGTGCGACGGCACGCAAGACCTATGATCTGGAAGTCTGGTTGCCCGGGCAGGACACCTATCGCGAAATCTCGAGTGTCTCGACCTGCGGCGAATATCAGGCGCGGCGGATGAACGCCCGCTTCCGGCCGGAGGGGGAAGAGAAGGGTACAAGATTTGTCCACACGCTCAACGGCTCGGGACTTGCTGTCGGGCGAACGTTGGTCGCGATCCTCGAAAATTATCAGCAGGCGGATGGTTCCGTGACAATCCCATCGGCCCTGCTCCCCTATATGGGCGGGATCGACAAGCTGGAGCCGGTTTGA
- the surE gene encoding 5'/3'-nucleotidase SurE: MRILLTNDDGFDAPGMKILLDIASHFSNDIWIVAPSDENSGAGHSLTITRPLRIRKRGDQQYSVDGTPTDSVMMAVAKIMKDGPPDLILSGVNRGANLGEDVTYSGTVSAAMEGALAGIPSIALSQAYARGDMGADVPFDAAVKWGERVLRPLIKQRMDHRTLVNINFPALPASDVKGVQVVSQGIRDYGRLQIVSNRDPRGFEYHWFGLGPMVETPAHSTDLEAIADGYISVTPLHLDLTHYDSMDGLKKLYP, from the coding sequence ATGCGAATATTGCTGACCAATGATGACGGTTTCGATGCGCCCGGGATGAAAATCCTGCTCGATATCGCTTCGCATTTTTCCAATGATATCTGGATTGTTGCGCCGTCTGACGAAAATTCGGGCGCCGGCCATTCGCTAACGATCACCCGGCCGTTGCGCATTCGCAAGCGCGGTGACCAGCAATATTCGGTTGATGGAACGCCAACCGACAGCGTGATGATGGCGGTCGCCAAGATCATGAAAGACGGGCCGCCCGATCTTATCCTGTCCGGGGTCAATCGCGGCGCCAATCTCGGTGAGGATGTCACCTATTCGGGCACGGTGTCGGCCGCGATGGAAGGTGCGCTGGCGGGGATTCCGTCGATTGCCCTCAGCCAGGCCTATGCCCGGGGAGATATGGGCGCTGATGTGCCTTTTGATGCTGCCGTGAAATGGGGTGAGCGTGTGCTGCGCCCCCTGATCAAGCAACGTATGGATCATCGAACTCTGGTTAACATTAATTTCCCGGCCCTTCCGGCGAGCGACGTCAAAGGCGTACAGGTGGTGTCACAAGGCATTCGCGATTATGGCCGGTTGCAAATCGTTAGCAACCGAGACCCGCGCGGCTTTGAATATCACTGGTTCGGCCTCGGGCCGATGGTGGAGACGCCGGCACATAGCACCGATCTCGAAGCGATCGCCGATGGATATATCTCGGTTACACCTCTGCACCTGGATCTCACCCATTATGATTCTATGGATGGTCTGAAAAAACTATATCCCTGA